A section of the Balearica regulorum gibbericeps isolate bBalReg1 chromosome 6, bBalReg1.pri, whole genome shotgun sequence genome encodes:
- the SPC25 gene encoding kinetochore protein Spc25, whose product MANTKTEDEINLFEREMKEFWTKLKSIYGTEQINQTLALRDSCKESIKALSEKWSKKLKEGDMMIDKIQEYSDEILQQSQRISENQEHLTKIKSNLNQEEEQKQALTDSIQELKEELMKKKEIISSKNKAAKERVERLCKSKVLFEERLGLEIRRIHDEQLQFIFRHIDHKDPDKPFVFTLSINEQGDYEVTSCIPPLDCIAEFQLKVRETNNFSAFVANIRKAFTALSYK is encoded by the exons ATGGCTAATACAAAGacagaagatgaaataaacctctttgaaagagaaatgaaggagTTTTGGACCAAGTTAAAAAGCATTTATGGCACTGAACAGATCAATCAGACTTTAGCACTGAGAGATTCATGCAAGGAGTCCATAAAAGCACTTTCAG AGAAATGGTCCAAGAAGCTGAAAGAAGGGGACATGATGATTGATAAAATTCAGGAGTATAGTGATG AGATTCTCCAACAGAGCCAACGCATATCAGAAAATCAAGAGcatttgacaaaaataaagtcTAACCTAAATCAAgaagaagagcaaaagcaggCCTTGACTGACAGCATCCAAGAGCTTAAAGAAGAgttgatgaagaaaaaggaaa tAATATCTTCTAAAAACAAAGCTGCTAAGGAGAGAGTGGAACGACTATGCAAGTCTAAAGTATTGTTTGAAGAGCGGCTTGGACTGGAGATACGCAGAATTCATG ATGAACAATTACAGTTTATATTCAGACACATTGACCACAAAGATCCTGACAAGCCATTTGTGTTTACTCTTTCCATAAATGAACAGGGAGATTATGAAG tGACTTCCTGTATTCCTCCTCTGGACTGTATAGCAGAGTTCCAGCTCAAAGTGAGAGAAACTaacaatttttctgcatttgttgcCAACATCAGAAAAGCTTTCACTGCTTTATCTTATAAATAG